A window of Phragmites australis chromosome 15, lpPhrAust1.1, whole genome shotgun sequence genomic DNA:
GAGGTACACCTTCACGATCCTTCTTGTTGCTCTTCAAGGTGCTAGCTTTGTAATGGTTTTCCATGAGTGGTACTGAGaagattttaaaatatttttcatatacaGCTCGATGCCTTGTGGTCAGCATCATGTTACAACACCGATCCTATTTCATCTGTTCTTGTATCATGATGCATCGAACAGGTTAGAATGGTCACCTGCGTAAATAACTTCTTGTTTAGTGGCAACAATTGAAATTTGTATATGACGACGCCCTTATACCGCGAGCAAGAGGATCCGAGGAACTTGCATAGGCTGGCCTCTGAGGATCAGTAGGAAAAATCGGAATCCAATCATCTGGTCGTTTCTCCACTATTTTTGTAGGACATAGGAGCTACAGTGGGAGGGTTGTGCTAAGAGTAAGAGAGAATATTTTGTCTGGACGCTGGTGGTGAagtaaaatattataatagttttaTGTTAGGTACTACGCATAATTCATTGATACATGTTACAACACTTGGGGGTAATCTTGGAACACATGCACCCAGCTCTGGGCCCTTCGTCATGTACCTGTTGTACACCACCCAACCTCATCAAGGACCATGCGAGTCACACAGGTAGAACGTGCTACAATACCACGTGTCAGCACAAACCCTGGGTGCCAACTGAAACCGTGGGACTCCATTGCCACCTGTCCTGTACTACCAGTTAGGCGCACGACCAACAAGGCTAGTCGACTTGTCCAATCGACCAGCGAATCCTTTGCACCGCACGCAAAGCAAAGTATCTGACATCAACAGTAAACATCCAAAAAATCATATACGCTGTTTATACAGCCGCACTGCCAACCACTTCTGTCATCCCATAGCAGCACCGATGGTCCAAATACCGGGAACACGAATTACCGGGAACAAATGCGATTTCTGGTGCGAAACCTGGCATGGCTACAACAATCCATGTGAGCTTCTCGGCCTGGCTGGCTGCATGTTACTAGCTAGCTAGCGCCCTCGACCAACATGGTCTGTGCTCTGTAGCGAATTCCAATTTCCACATAGCTCTGTTGCAGCGAGTGCCTGCCTAATGATGACCATTGTTGCGCTGGATCATTCACGCCCTCACCCTAAAAAGTGCCCATTGTCACTGTGTTAGTAGATCCAACAAGTGTATCTGGTCACTTTGCTAGTCTACAGTCATTTAGGCTCTATCTAAAGGATTAGtagtatatttatttttcagtTGAGACACAGGATGTGAAGAACTACAACTCTGATTGAATCCACCGAAATTACGAGACTAATCAGGCAATACCTTCTCCTTTATATATTTGCCACCCTCCCACACTCTCCGACGTCTACACCGAAAGCATCCAGTCcctgcgccgcgccgcgccaccTAAACAGGGGAGCGGGAGCACCCCATCGCCCACGCCACGATGGCGTCGTCGTCCAGCTCGGCGGACGAGAGCGGCCGCAAGCGCAAGAGAGACTCCGCCACCGATGGCGAGCAGGGGCCGTCGTCTCAGCCTCCGTCCAAGTGGCGGACGCGCCGCGCGCGCGAGACCTACTCGTCCAAGCTCTACGACGCGCTGCGCCTCGTGCGCACCGGGACCAGCCTCGCCCCGGCGCGCGGCAGCTCGCGGTGGAGCCGCGCCATCCTCGCCCGCCGCCGCGTGCGCCTCCCTCGCGCGTCTGCCGCGCCCCCGCCTCCGCCCCCGGCCGCGAGCTCCAGGTCCGCGCAGCCGGCGCTGGCGAGGAAAGCGAGAGTGCTAGGCCGGCTGGTGCCAGGGTGCCGGAAGCTGGCGTTCCCGGCGCTCCTCGCCGAGGTGTCCGACTACATTGCCGCGCTGGAGATGCAGGTGCGCGCCATGAACGACATCGCGCAGGCCCTCTCGTCCGTCTCCGCCCCCGGCGGCTCCTCTCCGTCGACATCGCGATCCAGCTAGCCTGAGTGATGATTCCTGCAATCAAATCTGCTGTGCATGTACATGTGTTTGTGTTAGTTGGGCTGCCTGTTAGAGTGGTGAAGTGGGTGATGGTCTTTAACCCGCGCGCGCTAGGATCATGACATAACACTTGTTCGTTGCCTGTTACTCCCTCGGGATTTTGTCCTCTTGTTTCGCCATTGCCGCGTTGGTGAAGGTAAATGCATGAGAACTTGATAGGTTTTTAGAGTGAGTTCTTGCAGCAATCAAAGGGTGCATTATATTATATTGGTGcttgtgagcctttcttcaacctCTGCCAGCCCGACGCTGACTCGCTTCCCCTCCTCCGGCAATCTCCTTCGGCGGCGCCACGGCCACTGTTCCTCCGCGGCAGAGGATTGAATAACACGTCTGAGCGCGTAATGACTGGTGGGGTGGCAGGCAGGGGATGGACGGTGTCGCGGTGCCATTGGCGCCTTGCCGTCCACATGCATTACGTACGGACGTGGCAGGCAGGACTGGGCCCCGGGGCTACAGATCGAGTTTCGCATCTTCTGTGGCTAGGTACAGGCGATTTATTTAGGcctgtttcagctagagattctgaaaaacagtttataaaagttggattgtaaaaagctggattgtgaaaagcttttaaactgtagattctaaaaaaatttaatggacagtttagtaaaatggactttcacagcctatcaaaagctgaggaaaaccagcttcacagattctcacaatccaaccagcagattttaaaaagctataaccaaaagctaactgtttgtttcagcttcggattataaaagctgaaagccagaatccgaagttgaaacaaacaggaccttagtAGTGCTGAAGAATAGTGTCATTACCAAATGCTAATCAAGTGTGCTGTGTTAATCACCGGCTACCTAATATAACTCTTCTCTTGCGCTAGCTAAGCGCCTGAGGCTGACCTACCTTTTGTACCGACGTACTTGGCCATGCATGATGATGCATCTCAGCCATTTCTCTGCCCACCATTATCGTCAAAACAGG
This region includes:
- the LOC133893271 gene encoding transcription factor bHLH148-like; this translates as MASSSSSADESGRKRKRDSATDGEQGPSSQPPSKWRTRRARETYSSKLYDALRLVRTGTSLAPARGSSRWSRAILARRRVRLPRASAAPPPPPPAASSRSAQPALARKARVLGRLVPGCRKLAFPALLAEVSDYIAALEMQVRAMNDIAQALSSVSAPGGSSPSTSRSS